From a single Eleginops maclovinus isolate JMC-PN-2008 ecotype Puerto Natales chromosome 20, JC_Emac_rtc_rv5, whole genome shotgun sequence genomic region:
- the nat8l2 gene encoding N-acetyltransferase 8-like 2 — protein sequence MQLLIRRYRPSDKDTVLHLFSVGIKEHIGPCFRTAMTSSLHLAITLSLCVPGYLLGSVLGSVVLPGAWVGLVYYCCHELYAGYVREKLRTDMQDIPGNYLSRPDDCFWVAEAEVDGKTQLMGMVALVAKQSREKRYGELFRMIISPSCRRMGLGFRLTQTVVDFCKERGFSKVMLETSSIQAAAVSLYEKHGFRHVLSHTNTYSPDWIVKLAKVSVLIMEKHL from the coding sequence ATGCAGCTGCTGATCCGCCGGTATCGTCCTTCAGACAAGGACACAGTGCTACACCTGTTTAGTGTAGGCATCAAGGAGCACATTGGTCCATGTTTTCGAACCGCCATGACCAGCTCTCTCCACCTTGCCATCaccctgtctctgtgtgtccctgGCTATCTGCTCGGCTCTGTGTTAGGGTCGGTGGTATTACCAGGAGCCTGGGTGGGCCTTGTTTACTACTGCTGTCATGAGCTATACGCTGGTTACGTTAGGGAAAAACTCAGGACGGACATGCAGGACATCCCGGGTAACTATCTGAGCAGACCTGATGATTGTTTCTGGGTAGCGGAGGCTGAGGTGGATGGGAAGACTCAGCTCATGGGTATGGTGGCTTTAGTGGCCAAACAAAGTAGGGAAAAAAGATACGGGGAACTGTTCAGGATGATTATCTCCCCATCGTGCAGGCGGATGGGCCTGGGCTTCAGGCTGACTCAGACTGTGGTTGATTTCTGTAAGGAGCGAGGCTTCTCCAAGGTCATGCTGGAGACCAGCTCCATTCAGGCCGCTGCTGTGTCGCTGTATGAGAAACATGGCTTCAGACATGTCCtgtcacacactaacacatatTCTCCTGATTGGATAGTAAAACTGGCCAAGGTGTCTGTATTAATAATGGAAAAACACCTGTAG
- the LOC134882252 gene encoding uncharacterized protein LOC134882252 isoform X1, translated as MMKTLCVAAVVLSLSSVCQPAPLACEKLLQPVDKAPDLSGRWYAIAISSSCLLQLVAKVILPSFQVEITPKEAPNVYEYILKMKMYGHCVNETERFFHDNNKIFDVDSENASYGVPDVLLQTGCPDCIVTKGADVLNLLTLLSRRKNITAAELKEFETQADCLGWAKPQVLDSDHDLTNCLTEEEEDGENDNRFFGIIQQRLKDNYDLTFKCIAESFLYYPKTAFEWAQNTWASLW; from the exons ATGATGAAGACTCTGTGTGTCGCTGCTGTTGTGCTAAGTCTCTCCTCAGTGTGCCAGCCTGCGCCACTGGCCTGtgagaagctgctgcagccagTGGACAAGGCTCCAGAT TTATCTGGGAGGTGGTATGCCATAGCCATATCTTCATCCTGTCTATTACAGTTAGTGGCTAAAGTTATACTGCCAAGTTTTCAAGTGGAAATTACCCCCAAGGAGGCACCAAACGTCTATGAGTACATCCTCAAGATGAAAAT GTATGGACACTGCGTTAATGAAACAGAACGATTTTTCCATGATAACAACAAGATATTTGATGTAGACAGCGAAA ACGCTTCATATGGTGTCCCCGATGTGCTCCTGCAGACCGGCTGTCCTGACTGCATCGTTACAAAGGGGGCTGATGTCCTGAACTTACTCACGTTACTTA GCAGGAGAAAAAACATCACCGCTGCTGAGCTGAAGGAATTTGAGACACAGGCAGACTGTCTCGGCTGGGCCAAGCCACAGGTTTTGGACTCAGATCATG ATTTGACAAACTGCttaacagaggaagaggaagatggagaaaaTGATAATAGGTTTTTTGGCATCATTCAACAAAGATTGAAAGACAATTATGACTTGACCTTCAAATGTATAGCTGAGTCTTTTCTGTATTACCCCAAGACTGCTTTCGAGTGGGCTCAGAACACATGGGCCAGTCTTTGGTGA
- the LOC134882252 gene encoding uncharacterized protein LOC134882252 isoform X2: MMKTLCVAAVVLSLSSVCQPAPLACEKLLQPVDKAPDLSGRWYAIAISSSCLLQLVAKVILPSFQVEITPKEAPNVYEYILKMKMYGHCVNETERFFHDNNKIFDVDSENASYGVPDVLLQTGCPDCIVTKGADVLNLLTLLSRRKNITAAELKEFETQADCLGWAKPQVLDSDHGTIDS, from the exons ATGATGAAGACTCTGTGTGTCGCTGCTGTTGTGCTAAGTCTCTCCTCAGTGTGCCAGCCTGCGCCACTGGCCTGtgagaagctgctgcagccagTGGACAAGGCTCCAGAT TTATCTGGGAGGTGGTATGCCATAGCCATATCTTCATCCTGTCTATTACAGTTAGTGGCTAAAGTTATACTGCCAAGTTTTCAAGTGGAAATTACCCCCAAGGAGGCACCAAACGTCTATGAGTACATCCTCAAGATGAAAAT GTATGGACACTGCGTTAATGAAACAGAACGATTTTTCCATGATAACAACAAGATATTTGATGTAGACAGCGAAA ACGCTTCATATGGTGTCCCCGATGTGCTCCTGCAGACCGGCTGTCCTGACTGCATCGTTACAAAGGGGGCTGATGTCCTGAACTTACTCACGTTACTTA GCAGGAGAAAAAACATCACCGCTGCTGAGCTGAAGGAATTTGAGACACAGGCAGACTGTCTCGGCTGGGCCAAGCCACAGGTTTTGGACTCAGATCATG GAACCATTGATTCTTAA